A genome region from Coprococcus phoceensis includes the following:
- a CDS encoding prenyltransferase/squalene oxidase repeat-containing protein: MKKRNVRIIALMLAAVIAAGSPMPVRAADFEIEEEVILGGTGGESTALYEKESEETLFQGTVEVSENEIADQDMQASLDKAANYLKTHVTNPVVNTLGGEWSVLAMARYGNLPEETKKNYLANLYRTLEENQGVLDKRKYTEYSRVVLALTAIGVDPSDVNGYNMLYPLANFKQVNWQGVNGTIYALLALDSKNYEIPKLTEEDLGKGLEQTTREKLIQQILDKQLSDGGWALSGTKSDPDMTAMAIQALAPYYEKNSGVETAVEKALQTLSTMQDENGGFASFGTENLESAAQTVIALSTLNVELLSDEAFIKNGKSVLDYLLSYQLSDGAFKHTPQENTADAMSTDQGTMALVAYNRAVNGKNTLYDMTDVQNGGDEEEETAENIARFRAKLEVLPAQIRIKDQQTVYALISELDQMKKFAEKEEFRGRLQEKLEEISEQIKVVESLDEQIWNEINPLAVTLKDAEKIAELLKIYESIPKENLEYVEHRADLLQADTIVKKLQNGILAKEIFTNVKDSSIDYVYETWNYTLTLRGANNYEPADMKAGVTSEKKDGKYFFTTEESGTLPGNIDLSIKCSGFTSKDYVLYKQENGKSVKAGTATVLGGYLTCSISEGGTYYIQSEPENAGTIEPVFTGTKNLQEIAEQVKETSNKKTTAKAQATSKKDDSKTVKAEVKDNVVAKSELARVKDQDKNLQMEGKMTDGTTYTFTLNGKDIKEEKEINIELKRTSPYDDEIKQLSEHPAVLYFEQSGTFPGVIQVEVPVEKEDGEYLLLYYNPKEQKAEYVQKVEVKDGQTKFLIEKGGAYFIDKRASTKSLKDDTKEKDNFIDADTDEIILQGTKEETKSLSVPYIVGALIACAVVVSGLGYSFTLKKRRRRDRDGDEA, translated from the coding sequence ATGAAAAAAAGAAATGTTAGAATAATAGCATTGATGCTTGCTGCGGTGATTGCAGCAGGCAGCCCAATGCCTGTTCGTGCAGCGGATTTTGAAATCGAAGAAGAAGTTATTCTAGGAGGAACCGGGGGAGAATCAACGGCGCTGTATGAAAAAGAGTCGGAGGAGACTCTTTTTCAGGGGACAGTGGAAGTTTCAGAAAATGAAATTGCAGACCAAGATATGCAAGCAAGTCTTGACAAAGCAGCAAATTATCTGAAGACTCATGTGACGAACCCGGTCGTTAACACTTTGGGCGGAGAATGGTCTGTGCTTGCAATGGCAAGGTATGGGAATCTGCCGGAGGAGACAAAAAAGAATTATCTGGCAAATTTGTATCGGACATTGGAGGAAAACCAAGGTGTTCTGGACAAACGAAAATATACAGAATATTCGAGAGTAGTGCTGGCGCTTACGGCAATCGGGGTGGATCCTTCGGATGTCAACGGATATAACATGCTGTATCCGCTTGCAAACTTCAAACAGGTAAACTGGCAGGGAGTCAACGGTACGATTTATGCGTTGCTTGCGCTGGATTCGAAGAACTATGAGATTCCAAAGCTTACAGAAGAAGATTTGGGAAAAGGGCTGGAGCAGACGACAAGGGAAAAGCTGATTCAACAGATACTGGATAAACAGTTGAGTGATGGAGGATGGGCGTTAAGTGGAACGAAGTCTGATCCGGATATGACTGCGATGGCAATTCAGGCGCTTGCTCCATATTATGAGAAAAACAGCGGGGTTGAAACCGCGGTTGAAAAAGCGCTTCAGACATTGAGTACGATGCAGGACGAAAATGGCGGATTTGCAAGTTTTGGAACTGAGAATCTGGAAAGTGCAGCCCAAACTGTAATCGCACTTTCAACATTGAATGTAGAACTTTTATCGGATGAAGCATTTATAAAAAATGGTAAATCTGTATTAGATTATCTCCTGAGCTATCAGTTAAGTGACGGTGCGTTCAAGCATACTCCACAGGAGAATACAGCAGATGCGATGTCTACAGATCAGGGCACGATGGCACTTGTCGCATATAACCGGGCTGTAAACGGAAAAAATACATTATATGATATGACTGATGTGCAAAACGGCGGCGACGAGGAGGAAGAGACTGCGGAAAATATTGCACGTTTTCGGGCAAAACTTGAGGTGCTTCCGGCACAAATCAGAATCAAAGATCAGCAGACAGTGTATGCATTGATCAGCGAATTGGATCAGATGAAAAAGTTTGCAGAAAAAGAGGAATTTCGCGGCCGATTGCAAGAGAAACTAGAGGAAATCTCGGAGCAGATAAAGGTAGTAGAGAGTCTCGATGAACAGATATGGAATGAAATCAATCCACTGGCAGTTACCTTAAAAGATGCTGAAAAAATTGCAGAACTACTGAAAATATACGAGAGTATCCCAAAAGAGAATCTTGAATATGTAGAACACAGAGCGGATTTGCTGCAGGCAGATACAATCGTAAAAAAATTGCAGAATGGAATTTTGGCAAAAGAGATTTTTACAAATGTGAAAGACTCTAGTATCGATTATGTATATGAGACCTGGAATTATACACTCACACTGAGAGGTGCGAACAATTATGAACCTGCGGATATGAAAGCCGGAGTGACAAGCGAAAAGAAAGATGGGAAATACTTTTTTACAACTGAGGAGAGCGGAACACTTCCGGGAAATATCGACCTAAGTATCAAGTGCAGCGGATTTACGAGCAAAGATTATGTGCTTTATAAACAGGAGAATGGAAAGTCTGTTAAAGCAGGAACCGCAACTGTCTTGGGAGGCTATCTCACCTGCAGTATTTCAGAGGGCGGGACTTATTATATTCAAAGTGAGCCGGAGAATGCAGGAACAATCGAGCCTGTGTTTACAGGAACCAAAAATCTTCAGGAAATAGCAGAGCAGGTAAAGGAGACGTCGAATAAAAAGACGACTGCAAAAGCACAGGCGACATCCAAGAAAGATGACAGTAAAACTGTAAAAGCAGAAGTGAAAGACAATGTTGTTGCAAAGTCAGAACTTGCCCGTGTCAAAGATCAGGATAAGAACCTTCAGATGGAAGGAAAAATGACCGATGGAACGACGTACACATTCACATTGAATGGAAAAGATATCAAGGAAGAGAAAGAGATCAATATTGAACTGAAACGTACAAGTCCATATGATGATGAGATCAAACAGCTCTCGGAACATCCGGCTGTGCTGTATTTTGAACAATCAGGAACATTTCCTGGAGTTATACAGGTGGAAGTGCCGGTAGAAAAAGAAGACGGAGAGTATTTACTTTTGTATTATAATCCAAAGGAACAGAAGGCGGAGTATGTGCAGAAGGTGGAAGTAAAAGATGGACAGACAAAATTTCTGATTGAAAAAGGCGGAGCGTATTTCATCGATAAGAGGGCGAGTACAAAGTCACTGAAGGATGATACAAAAGAAAAAGACAATTTTATTGATGCCGATACAGATGAGATTATTCTTCAGGGGACAAAAGAAGAGACGAAATCCTTGTCTGTGCCATATATTGTCGGGGCGCTCATTGCATGCGCAGTGGTTGTATCGGGACTTGGATATTCGTTCACTCTAAAAAAGAGACGTAGAAGGGACAGAGATGGTGATGAAGCATAA
- a CDS encoding DUF4430 domain-containing protein, with amino-acid sequence MIRNRKKWHNKVVSIMLAMLMVVSVVVQYPLNSIAENVQTGSEEYLGVQTEAKVYDDFENDIWLQYQQKEMQVGDTTNLRPWRVEQIISNAVANDVQRPVFHFEIIKGDSISLDTESSTEKAVVTAEKPGTSVVKVTYDAVEYGGKTWGAISPVNTAYAVFTVGETGTATINCSEKLQNWRHYDTIYYNEGDTVPFTFEVSADGAESLKVTLNGLEIQGDGNTYTANLENRSNIIGIEATDADGNVKSLYRVVDARFIEINVENKTNPDAALEPGDTANISFRGVTMPVYKLATIYNPVWTSNSAWGKSDATYLSYSNETLGEFKGQCQQWDLATNNDFDVTFEEAGEYTFTSQNGIFSEWWGSPLGADITANGSGEPNLNAPVLKDWFSTLPSFTVSVKKDVPVENITLDQETLELQVGDVSSLQATVTPADATNQTVEWSSDHTDVVIVDQDGVLNAVSAGKAVITAKAGEKTATCEVTVKEKSEQPEKTPVGTVTVSIQDMIPTPDGEDWPEAKGVILKNTNVSIYEDDSMMDAIVRACEENGIKISLNASKTYITAVDGLEEFDRGAASGWMGTLNGWFTDKGFASFTVADGTFADGDVITLEYTTNYGSDLTDTTDVTGELKSLGNNTGDLSPEYKRDVYKYTLTVPKDTTEVSFRPESFNRYNNVAIRVGDKSYRYGDAIPVSEGTEIKITSTPTSFMSLLGLKDGVTYTITVKSLEEPEKTPVGTVTVSVQDMVSTPEGKDWPEAKGVILDNVKVSIYEDDTMLDAIERACVENNIEISFDSNKTYVTGIDGLEQLERGEKSGWFVTLNGWFTDDGAGNFTVANGKFADGDIVTMEYSLDYGNDLTDTTDVTGELKSLGINTGELAPQYSRDVYEYTLTIPKDTKQVSFAPESFNRYDKITIQSNGNEYRYGAAIPVEEGTIVNITSVPVSYTTPVEPDAKVTYQVTVKYEDDSQNPDPEKPDPQEPEKEEITLTDTQYGVSLTGKELTKDMQLVVSKLTKDDAAVDEIRKAIPSSKGVFALYHVELRQDGKEVALSDTAKLSLPVGKKYNGNTMDVLLYTGGEVKKLSGTVTDGYIAVKVTQLGDFGVVTDMAGDGTSTTDKLSSADGSGNSQTGTVKTGDSVKIEYLVYLIAACAVVITAVVVVKKKRQGK; translated from the coding sequence ATGATAAGAAACAGAAAAAAATGGCACAATAAAGTTGTGAGCATTATGCTTGCGATGTTGATGGTTGTCTCTGTAGTTGTTCAATATCCGTTGAACAGTATTGCAGAGAATGTGCAGACAGGCAGTGAAGAATATTTAGGTGTTCAGACAGAGGCAAAGGTCTATGATGATTTTGAGAATGACATCTGGCTGCAATATCAGCAAAAAGAAATGCAGGTTGGGGATACCACAAATTTACGGCCTTGGAGAGTAGAACAGATTATCTCCAATGCAGTTGCAAATGACGTTCAGAGACCGGTATTTCATTTTGAGATCATCAAAGGCGACAGCATTTCGCTGGATACAGAAAGTTCCACTGAAAAAGCAGTTGTGACAGCGGAAAAACCAGGGACGTCAGTAGTGAAGGTAACCTATGATGCAGTTGAATATGGTGGAAAAACATGGGGAGCAATCTCGCCTGTGAACACAGCATATGCGGTATTTACAGTGGGAGAGACAGGGACAGCTACGATTAACTGCAGTGAAAAGCTGCAGAATTGGCGTCATTATGATACCATTTATTATAATGAAGGCGATACGGTTCCGTTTACTTTTGAGGTATCGGCAGACGGCGCTGAATCTTTAAAAGTGACATTGAATGGTTTGGAAATCCAAGGAGATGGAAATACATATACTGCAAACTTAGAAAACCGGAGTAATATCATCGGGATTGAAGCGACAGATGCGGATGGTAATGTAAAATCGCTGTATCGTGTCGTTGATGCAAGATTTATTGAGATCAATGTAGAGAATAAGACGAATCCAGATGCGGCATTAGAGCCTGGTGACACAGCAAATATCAGTTTCCGCGGTGTGACAATGCCAGTGTATAAGCTGGCTACGATTTATAATCCGGTCTGGACATCGAACAGTGCATGGGGAAAATCCGATGCAACATATCTTTCTTACAGCAATGAGACATTAGGCGAGTTTAAAGGTCAGTGTCAACAGTGGGATCTTGCGACGAACAATGATTTTGATGTAACCTTCGAGGAAGCAGGAGAGTATACATTCACAAGTCAAAACGGAATTTTTTCTGAATGGTGGGGAAGTCCTCTCGGAGCAGATATTACTGCAAATGGCTCAGGGGAACCAAACTTAAATGCACCTGTATTGAAAGACTGGTTTTCGACACTGCCAAGCTTTACTGTGTCGGTTAAAAAAGATGTTCCGGTTGAAAACATTACGTTAGATCAGGAAACATTAGAGCTACAGGTTGGAGATGTATCATCTCTGCAGGCTACTGTGACACCGGCGGATGCAACAAATCAGACAGTGGAGTGGAGCAGTGATCATACAGATGTTGTCATAGTAGATCAAGATGGCGTGCTAAATGCAGTGAGCGCAGGAAAAGCTGTTATCACAGCAAAAGCGGGGGAAAAGACAGCAACTTGTGAAGTGACAGTGAAAGAAAAGAGTGAACAGCCGGAAAAAACACCGGTTGGAACAGTGACAGTAAGCATTCAGGATATGATTCCGACACCGGATGGGGAAGACTGGCCGGAAGCAAAAGGTGTGATTTTGAAAAATACGAATGTGTCTATCTATGAAGATGATTCGATGATGGATGCGATCGTGCGTGCGTGCGAAGAAAATGGAATCAAGATTTCTTTGAATGCGTCAAAGACATACATTACGGCTGTGGATGGCCTGGAGGAGTTTGACCGCGGAGCGGCAAGCGGTTGGATGGGAACTTTAAACGGTTGGTTTACAGACAAAGGGTTTGCATCATTTACAGTGGCAGACGGGACATTTGCAGATGGAGATGTCATTACGTTGGAATATACAACGAACTATGGAAGTGATTTGACAGATACAACAGATGTAACAGGAGAACTAAAATCACTTGGAAACAACACAGGGGATTTATCGCCGGAATATAAGCGGGATGTATACAAATATACTTTGACAGTTCCGAAGGATACAACGGAGGTCTCGTTCCGACCGGAGAGCTTTAACAGATATAATAACGTTGCGATTCGTGTGGGGGACAAATCATACCGCTATGGAGACGCCATTCCGGTATCAGAGGGAACTGAAATTAAAATCACATCAACACCGACGAGCTTTATGAGCTTGTTGGGGCTAAAAGATGGAGTTACATATACAATTACGGTAAAATCTTTAGAAGAGCCGGAAAAAACACCGGTTGGGACTGTGACAGTAAGTGTTCAGGACATGGTTTCGACTCCGGAAGGAAAAGACTGGCCGGAAGCAAAAGGTGTGATTTTAGACAATGTAAAAGTGTCTATTTATGAAGACGATACAATGCTTGATGCGATCGAGCGTGCATGTGTGGAAAATAATATCGAAATTTCATTTGATTCGAACAAAACATATGTGACCGGAATTGATGGCTTGGAACAGCTTGAGCGTGGTGAAAAGAGTGGCTGGTTTGTAACATTAAACGGATGGTTCACAGATGATGGGGCAGGTAACTTTACGGTTGCAAACGGAAAATTTGCAGATGGGGATATCGTTACAATGGAATATTCCCTCGACTATGGAAACGATTTGACAGACACAACGGATGTTACAGGAGAATTAAAATCACTTGGAATTAATACAGGTGAACTTGCTCCACAATACAGCAGAGATGTATATGAATATACACTGACAATTCCGAAAGATACAAAGCAAGTGTCATTTGCACCGGAAAGCTTTAACCGCTATGACAAAATCACAATCCAGTCAAATGGAAACGAATACCGTTATGGAGCAGCGATTCCGGTAGAAGAAGGGACTATTGTAAACATCACTTCGGTTCCGGTAAGCTACACGACACCAGTGGAACCGGATGCAAAAGTGACATATCAGGTGACTGTAAAGTACGAGGACGATTCACAGAATCCAGATCCGGAAAAACCAGACCCACAAGAGCCTGAAAAAGAAGAAATTACACTCACAGATACACAGTATGGAGTGAGTCTTACAGGAAAAGAATTGACAAAAGACATGCAGCTTGTTGTCTCCAAATTGACAAAAGACGATGCGGCGGTAGATGAGATTCGAAAAGCCATTCCGTCAAGCAAAGGAGTATTTGCACTGTATCATGTAGAACTTCGTCAGGATGGAAAAGAAGTTGCGTTATCGGATACAGCGAAGCTGAGTCTTCCGGTCGGTAAAAAATATAATGGAAATACAATGGATGTATTACTATATACCGGCGGAGAAGTGAAGAAACTTAGCGGAACTGTTACAGATGGTTATATTGCTGTGAAAGTGACACAATTAGGCGATTTTGGTGTTGTGACGGATATGGCAGGAGACGGAACAAGTACAACAGACAAATTAAGTTCAGCAGATGGCTCCGGCAACAGCCAGACAGGAACTGTAAAAACCGGTGACAGTGTAAAGATAGAGTACCTGGTATACCTGATTGCAGCATGCGCGGTTGTGATTACTGCAGTTGTTGTAGTCAAAAAGAAAAGACAAGGAAAATAA
- a CDS encoding glycerophosphodiester phosphodiesterase: MTKIFAHRGASGYAPENTLEAFALAMEMGADGIELDVQLTKDGEVVVIHDEVIDRVSNGKGLVKDYTLVQLRKFSFDNHMEGYENISIPTLKEVLELVKASKMEVNIELKTGIYWYLGLEEKVLEIVKNREMHKRVIYSSFNHYSVQKIKELDQKAETAYLYSDVILNVENYAKGTGVCGLHPAVYHLKMADFMERYKESGCKIRVWTVNDAQDMRFFIQNELEAVITNYPDEALKIRDDMQKKERK; encoded by the coding sequence ATGACAAAAATATTTGCACATAGAGGAGCCAGCGGATATGCGCCGGAGAATACATTGGAGGCATTTGCTCTTGCGATGGAGATGGGAGCAGATGGAATTGAGTTGGATGTACAGCTGACAAAAGACGGAGAAGTCGTTGTAATCCACGATGAGGTGATTGATCGTGTAAGTAATGGGAAGGGCCTGGTAAAAGATTACACACTGGTTCAATTGAGGAAGTTTTCGTTCGATAATCATATGGAGGGATATGAGAATATTTCAATCCCTACACTGAAAGAAGTGCTGGAATTGGTAAAAGCAAGCAAAATGGAAGTGAATATTGAATTGAAAACGGGAATCTATTGGTATTTAGGCTTAGAAGAAAAGGTACTTGAGATTGTGAAAAACCGCGAGATGCACAAGCGGGTAATTTATTCTTCGTTTAACCATTATAGTGTACAGAAAATAAAGGAATTGGATCAAAAGGCAGAAACTGCATATTTGTACAGCGATGTAATTCTGAATGTGGAAAATTACGCAAAAGGAACTGGGGTTTGTGGATTACATCCGGCGGTGTATCATTTGAAAATGGCTGATTTTATGGAAAGGTATAAAGAAAGTGGGTGTAAGATCCGTGTGTGGACAGTAAACGATGCGCAAGATATGCGTTTTTTTATTCAGAATGAACTGGAGGCAGTCATTACGAATTATCCAGATGAGGCTTTGAAAATCCGTGATGACATGCAAAAGAAAGAACGTAAATAA
- a CDS encoding ABC transporter ATP-binding protein, producing the protein MNEQKLIYEVQNLSFSYGEHQVLQEMSFSLQKGKITTLIGANGCGKSTLFQLLTRNLKPDQGEICLYGENLRNMKLKDLAKKAAIVHQYHTAPADLSVEKLIGYGRIPHRRTGSFKMSEKDVERVEWAMEVTRTEKYRNRPVSKLSGGQRQRVWIAMALAQDTELLLLDEPTTYLDVRYQIQILQLVRRLNEEYGLTIVMVLHDINQALYYSDEILAMKEGKMIGQGVPEEILTEELLEEIYGVRLPVFTVEKKPFILAV; encoded by the coding sequence ATGAATGAGCAGAAATTGATTTATGAAGTGCAGAATCTTTCTTTTTCTTATGGAGAGCATCAGGTACTTCAGGAAATGTCATTTTCACTGCAGAAGGGGAAGATCACAACTCTGATCGGTGCGAATGGCTGTGGAAAATCTACATTGTTCCAACTGCTGACAAGGAATTTAAAGCCTGATCAAGGGGAAATTTGTCTTTATGGTGAAAATCTTCGGAATATGAAACTTAAGGATCTGGCAAAAAAAGCTGCGATTGTGCACCAGTATCATACGGCACCGGCAGATTTGAGCGTGGAGAAGCTGATCGGCTACGGGAGAATTCCCCATCGAAGAACCGGAAGCTTTAAGATGAGCGAAAAAGACGTGGAAAGAGTAGAATGGGCGATGGAGGTGACACGCACAGAAAAATATCGAAACCGTCCGGTCTCAAAGCTGTCTGGGGGACAAAGGCAGCGGGTGTGGATTGCGATGGCACTCGCACAGGATACAGAGCTTCTGCTTTTAGATGAGCCGACGACCTATTTGGATGTGCGGTATCAGATACAGATATTACAATTGGTGCGCAGACTGAATGAGGAATATGGGCTTACCATTGTCATGGTGCTGCATGATATCAATCAGGCATTGTATTATAGCGATGAGATACTTGCGATGAAAGAAGGAAAAATGATTGGACAGGGAGTTCCGGAGGAAATTTTGACGGAAGAACTGTTAGAAGAAATCTATGGCGTCAGACTGCCGGTTTTTACGGTGGAAAAAAAGCCGTTTATATTGGCGGTGTAA